The Leptidea sinapis chromosome 10, ilLepSina1.1, whole genome shotgun sequence sequence GCCTTGCGGGATTGTTGCCGGTTGCGCCTTGACCCGAGTGGGCGTTACGGCGCAATAGGTCACCGGGGGTGAGGAGTGCGGGGTCTGTTTGGACGAGCGTAGTAGCGTAGTGACGTCATTGGCGAAATATCGACCTCGGAAGCCGTCATAACAGTTCCCCCGCCCCGCATCGGGCCTGCAACGCGCATCTACGCATCGCGCCTTGCGACGCGGCCGCGCCCGCCGGATGTTTACCACCGGCTCCAGGAAACGTTTCGCTATCAATGTTTGCCGCAATTTACGCGAGAGTACTCACGCCCACGTGATGGATCATGTTAATTCCTTCGGTGTCGACAATGTCACGAATTAGGGTGTAAACTGTACACATCACACGCCTTTAAGCCATAGCCCAGTATATTTTAAACCCAGTAAATAAGTAAACTACCTATATTGTAAAGGAGACTCCATGACCTATGTATTTGTAcactttgtattttattaactctattattaattactgtAATTACTCATCATATGGTGTAATGTCGTCTTTTTTGTGAGGCTCTAACGGTGGATTCTAATAGACCTTCACTTGTTTAAGATTACTAAGAAGTCAGATTTTATGCCATTTGTCCTGATCCTGAATCAGTATTTCAAAATGTCAATCTTAATTTCCAAATCTTTAAAGTATAGAAAACGCTCATCTGTCACATTCATACcaataataaactaataagtaataactctacttaaggcgacactaaatgccggcgaccttgagcgatatgaattCACgactcctatgtaacaaagccaatattttcaaaattcttgcgtcgaaaatgtaacattttaacaggcgcaaactgcttaattgcttacaatcctcgttattgattactaatctgaataaatgtacctacataaaaaagtaaatctataagaacaacttttatgatagtagtatactaaacaaatgcatgatgctgataaaaaacttgtttaactgcaaagaaaactggtagttcattatagctctggagtgctaactttaaccaacaataagcattagcaacctacaagtaagacttaagggtatgtgtaacaggataaagtagtgttcatagctccaaatcctatattttcaccacaaaacttgtctaaaaacaccttgtttgcatgttttctgtttacccttcgccttaatacAGATGGTTTGAAGTTGCATTCCAGTAGCAGCTGTTTAGATTTTTGACTTGTCCAGTGAATACAAAATTAGCTTTCTCCGAAACAAGTAGTTGGTGTTGAAAAGTTCTCATTTCATTGCCTGGTTTCCAAATCAAGCCTACAAATCGGACAACAATAAGCGGAAGAATATAACTAGTCCGACACAGAATATTGCTTTTCCATTCGGTTTCCAAAATTCGTTACGACTGGTTAAGTTTTGGAGAAGGAAAAAAGTCGAGAGCGAAAACTTTTTTTGGAtgatttagaatttttttactCAGAGATGCCGTTGTCTTTATAGCTCTGACTTTTGCGaaagattttgatttgaaggaCGTGACTATCAAGTTTCTATTTAAGATTTTTTCCCCATCACAAAATTGTCAAACTTGCCTTCACCTTCACTTCAATAAAACAGTTGAATTTACACTGAAATTACAGAATTTACATTCCCATCAATATAATGGTAGCTACAGGTAGCTATGATAGACAAACAAATttgctatttaataattacaattatgttGAGAAAATATAAGTTAGAAACTGTTTGCagattttattcttttatttctgTTATCTTCCTCACCAAATCAGTGGAGAATTTCATGattctaatttaataaaaagtaccCAAGATTATTATTTAGGTTATgatttccttatttttttatgacgggCAAACGGGAGGCTCATGTGATGGGATGTGGTAAGGCAACCGGCATAGGACATGCGCAACACCAGGGTCCAAGAGATGCGTTATCGGCTTAAGTTGGGAGTTTGCTCTATTCTTGAAggtcactaacggccgttcccaatattcagtctatctccggttgtggcctacttggaataaaaatcgtaactatcattgactgtcccaataaacttatcgactgtaACTCACCGTACACGCTGTACCtatgtcaatgggaggacgtatagtttaccagcgatagaagttagtatggaaattgcaattcacgcgtcgcaatgtaaggcgataagaatgacctatcgggtatattgggacagcttcagattattgacagttaattactgacagtaggtAGTAATTTTTCTCTATCTTTAGGTAGTATAtttggaacggccgtaagttttTTCGGCTCGGGAAAAGTGGAGCCCGTGAATTTcaaaatctatataataaaGTGGTATAACTGcggtaaatatgtatattaaatactttttcgtAACTGTTTAGAAGTTTTGTCTGTTTTTAGGCATGTCTGTCGGTTTAATACACGTTAATTTCAGAAATAGTTAAACTCaaccattttttatttcattttcactgATTGTATTGTTTCACCGTTGTACCAAGTTCCTCATAACATTTACTGGATATTGTGTCTGTTTCACTTCATGGTTCATAAACAAAGTTACGTTACAAACGGAGTAGTACAGCAATAGTCTGCAAACTGACAAAAAtacgaataaattaagaatctgACAATGTAAATTTAACACTTACTCTCTGATGGTTTTTAAGTTGCCACTCACTAATGTAATTTAAGGAACCTATGTTTCTACATTTCGTGTTGGTAGCCACAGCGGCACTGCGTCAGTCGACTCAATCAGACAGGACATGtagttatgtatgtttatagatGTAATTACTTTCCAACAATTGATAATCATTCGTtgattaccaacattaaaattatttgaggTTACTAattacatggggcacactaagagttttgcacttctagctaatcggaactatttgaatttcgaatgttatatttttgaaacgttgcaaccttcttagtaataaaaaaaaacaattggtgggaaatcatttgtcaattgttttttatcacacatcaacgCGCAACGAAAATGGAGTTACATAAAAGAGAGAGAGCACAAAAAGTGGCGTATTGCAGGGACGTATAGCGTTCGGGATATGGGCTATTACATACTCGTgctttttctttaccttttccgATCCCGTGCGTTCTCTTTCCcaactgtaaaaaaataatgtctattaaaaagaaaaaactaacCACGAAGTCTTTATGatttatgcaaatatttctaaatagaagctactaatttgtttcaatatcagatttaatgatttgattcaatgagttaggtaaggttttatttcatttcatctcattaaatttcatttcatatcaataaaaaaattctactGAAGACATGGCTGTATGGGCACTACCCTTTGCCTACCCAAAATGGGTgaaggtatcaaaaaaaaatctctgcttatattattttacggttggcgccattttagttagttgagtttattgtgttattattattcttttaaattgcttcatttttcgcaactgtattaaaaatagttgttcagtACACGTGCGGAACCGTCATTGCAACTTGTTCCGACTGTCAACCCTCACTCACGTTGGAACTCTTTGCAATGACAGGCTTTCCGCACTCGTGATGAAATATACTATAGAGCGatgactttttattattttaaaatttctctctctccgcaagaccgTGCCGCTCGTCttaaaaatgcttttgggatagaagcaccttgcttgagcatcGTGACGTTAtgatttgctgaatttgagagtggtcgggtttctttacatgacgaatttcgtgcgTTTtcgccttcaactgccgtcaacgaaaataatgtggctactgttaagcggctaattccagaaaacccgcggattacctatgagacaatacGAGGACTATTGgagattggtatgagccaaattcagaaaattttacaagaagaattgaaagtttggAAACTTCGCTGTCGTTGAATCCCTCACGAAATGACAGCGGCGCAGCTCGTGTGGAATtttgctcacagatgctaatgaagtacgaccacggacattcaaATGCTGTTTATGACGTTGTTACAGGAGACGAAAcatggatttattgttttgaacccgaaaaaaaaacaacaattttgtgaaTCGGTGTTTGAAGTGAGAATAGGCCAACAAAGGTGAGGCAGGCAAGAAACGCTGGTAAAAAAATGaacgcatttttttctcagctacgggtctcATGTGCACAATTCCATTTGAAGATCAAAAGTGTGTTAATGCCGAAcagtattcattcattcaaccatttgtttacccagggtgttaaaaataATCTTGCGAAAGatgaccaaaaagccgcgttctcctacatcatgaccacgcttcttcacacacggtcaacaaaactaagtcatttttagctttgGAAAAAGTACAACTTGTCACTCATCCTGCACcaccaaaatcaaagatttgatgagaggttttacttttaccaattccgaaagCATTATAGCGTTCAAtgagcacgtagaaaacatgccttcagatctgtggtcctcctgttttaaaaatggttcgatcgcctgaaaacacgtttaaaatgtaaaggagagtattttgaaaagcaaaaaacataatattttggttataacatgttgtttttttaagttacgcaaaacttttagtgtgacctacgtatcaTCGCACATAATATTACTGAACTCCGCACTCGaccaaataaaaacaactgtttACTGGGCAATAATATTTGCTCGGCTTTGTTTTCGTTGTACTTTGTCACTGTCAGTGCGAGGCTACAAATTGTACACCTCAGTCAACAGAGTTTTAACAATTGCGCAGTTGTATCAGGACGGAAATTTCCTTCGATTCGCCCCTGAGCCTTGACCCACTTTTGCCTAAGTAGAGTTGAACTTGGGCGCTTGTAAAGGGCGAAGGGacaatttgtgtatttattctTCGATTatggaaataaatatttgtggaGCAGAATAGACGCGTTGGTTATTATTTTGTCGATTTTCGGAATTAATCTATGATAAATTAGATATAGTTTTGGATGTCAACGAACACGGTTCATTCTCCTAACGCATTCACCGGAAAGAAATTTTACCTGATCTCTGCCGCCAAAATACttcaattttatattcaaatttaaaaaatagattacttttaataattatcaataaaatacctgtttacacctggcaacccttatgttgcggctgactgagagctggcaaccactttttttttaatttctcaaaTGCTTAAAATTACGTAAAATTGATTAAACAACATACCTATACTTGCTCACATTTAACTGAAGcgagatatatttattaaaatcatggcAACCAAAATGGTTtatcgtaaatagtaaatataaaacttgaattttgtattaaaattataaaaaaaaaaacagatgactacaatttatcaacaaaaatgtacctgtttacacctggcaaccTGTACGTTGCGGCTCACTGAGACTGATGTTCTTTACATAGTTTCGTTTAAAATGACACACAGctgattaaaaaaacatatgggTGCAATTTACAtcagataattaattatactaaaattaattacaggtACTTGTGGCCAAATTTTATAGGCAACCTATGGCTAATACATTGCTTACTCCCTAAACgttcatttaaatttagtttaataaaaaaaaaacaagtactTGCAGAATCGATCGGTGAAATGTTAAAGCATTCGAAGACATGTAACAAAGACAGACAAATCGTAATCAAATACCATCAGTATCTTAATCACATGAACTTGACATTTATAATGAACGTGTgctctttaaatttaaaagcaaGAATATCAAAAAGTTTTAGTTGCAGTTGTGATTCAGCTTGTGTTTTGGCCCCATTCGTTCCAAAATTtattcttttcattttgttttaggATATCGAAGTGAGAAAGTTTGCACGCTAAGATGCATCCATCAAACGGTAATGAAAATTTGAAACGTTTTAAGAAGATTCCATTACATGTTGTCGAAGAGCACAACGATGCGTTGCAATTTATTTACTCAGCCATAGGAGGAAAGAAATTACCCGTAGAAGGGACGACTTTATTGCATTTAGACTCGCATCCAGACATGCTTATTGATCGTAAATTAAAAGGAGACGAAGCAAGATCTGGGCGAAAAGTTTTAGAATTATTGGAGATTGAAAATTGGATCGTGCCCGCCGCGGCCGCCGGGCATTTGAGCCGCGTGGTGTGGATCCGACCCCCTTGGGCGAAACAGCTCGCAGACGGCACCCGCGTGGTCAATGTAGGAGACCACCCCGCTACGGGCTTTCTCCGTGTCGATAGCATCGAACCTTACTATCTCTCAGACGCTTTGTACTCATCACAACTTGTAAACAAGcggaaatttatttttaccgTCGCAGAACTCAATAACACCAATGAGTTTGATTTCAATAAGTTATATAATGACATAGGGATCTCACATCCCTATATACTCGACATCGATTTAGATTTCTTCAGTACAGCGAATCCATTTTTGAGCCTTTATGAGAACATTGGCTTGTATGATCGCATTGGGGAGATATTCCACTTTAGTATACCTGATACAGACGACGTGGTTACTCTGGATAATTTTGTTCAACAGCGGGAGAGGCAACTGGATGAGTTGGAGGAGTTGTTCTCGCATTTAGATGAACATGGGAGCTTAAATAATTACGCAGGAATTCGATCgaaatattacaataaggtaCCTTTGTTCTTTTCCATAATTTGCATACTTTCTTCAGATTTCTATTTTGCCTGTAATATGTCTATGTGTACGTATGAAAAATGTGAATAATGCGAGTAAATCCTTATGGAATGCCAggtctatttatataaataaatgtaattgtcCGTATTACATAGAAAGCAGCCCCTTTATTGATCACGTTATCATGGAAATTATTTAGAGTTACAAGTTTATTGCTATTATTATCACCGGATGGTGTGACGTTCACCTCAGAGAAACATTATCTAAATCTAGATTCATAGGTTGCCATAAACTAGGTTGTCTAACTGTCAATAACTCGGGTACCGGCGAACACGTaggaaatattaaattttccaaAACACTTTCCAAATTTCAACCAAAATAAACTTCATTTATTTAAGGCCAAAAACTCAAGAAGTTACTTTTCGAGAGTGACGAATTCAAGTTTTAATACAACAGGGGTTTCAATAAGCAAATTTGTAATTTCATTATGTGTCAATTCTTAATTATTACCAACAGTTTTAATTTTACCGATTTCACAATTACATTCCAAAAATTTGCATTCTCGTAAGGGACACGTTAATTTTTCAAGTCAATATATACATTAGATTATGTTCGATCAAATAAACGGAAGCGACGCTTAAACTGTTACGTAACTAAAGGGAAATCACCAATgtgacaaatatttattaggTAGTTATCAATAGATAGCCTACACACATTAATTATAGCACTTAATAGTCCAAAAAGAGATATGGGGCGGCAAAcatcaaaatgtaaatcatCAGGTATTTGTAGTGACCACAGATACG is a genomic window containing:
- the LOC126966598 gene encoding UPF0489 protein C5orf22 homolog isoform X1; translated protein: MHPSNGNENLKRFKKIPLHVVEEHNDALQFIYSAIGGKKLPVEGTTLLHLDSHPDMLIDRKLKGDEARSGRKVLELLEIENWIVPAAAAGHLSRVVWIRPPWAKQLADGTRVVNVGDHPATGFLRVDSIEPYYLSDALYSSQLVNKRKFIFTVAELNNTNEFDFNKLYNDIGISHPYILDIDLDFFSTANPFLSLYENIGLYDRIGEIFHFSIPDTDDVVTLDNFVQQRERQLDELEELFSHLDEHGSLNNYAGIRSKYYNKVSDLVPLVTAEAERLGERPDWWAIHAAGCTKDGEGLEEEGLPHHISPNEHIMKTIEQTLCTFLKGLPPPVLITLARSSNDGYCPPDQVDFIQTLVIELLKELYVVDEPNLHYLNEDIEQKG
- the LOC126966598 gene encoding UPF0489 protein C5orf22 homolog isoform X2 — encoded protein: MHPSNGNENLKRFKKIPLHVVEEHNDALQFIYSAIGGKKLPVEGTTLLHLDSHPDMLIDRKLKGDEARSGRKVLELLEIENWIVPAAAAGHLSRVVWIRPPWAKQLADGTRVVNVGDHPATGFLRVDSIEPYYLSDALYSSQLVNKRKFIFTVAELNNTNEFDFNKLYNDIGISHPYILDIDLDFFSTANPFLSLYENIGLYDRIGEIFHFSIPDTDDVVTLDNFVQQRERQLDELEELFSHLDEHGSLNNYAGIRSKYYNKT